Proteins encoded in a region of the Leifsonia sp. PS1209 genome:
- a CDS encoding LacI family DNA-binding transcriptional regulator, producing the protein MSDRTRPTLEAIAQQASVSLSTASKVLNGRPGVSTATRQRVEELLRDSGYARRGLDPERGGLVELVVDNLQSEWSVEIIRGVERITRESGFVLALSALGDHHRPHEEWITGVLQRKPVAVILQFSDLTVEHRRQLRTRNIPFVVVDPAGDPPADVPAVGATNWAGGVAATRHLIALGHSKIGVISGPADLMCSRARVAGYQSALAEAGIPIVEEFSAGGAFEQLVGEREGRRLLSLPDRPTAIVAGNDLQALGVYDAAAALGLDVPGDLSVVGFDDVRPALWARPPLTTVRQPLQEMAEEATRMALRLRSGEIDNARLELSTSLVVRHSTAAPAA; encoded by the coding sequence ATGTCCGATCGAACCAGGCCGACCCTGGAGGCGATAGCGCAGCAGGCGTCCGTGTCGCTGTCGACCGCATCCAAGGTCCTCAACGGGCGCCCCGGCGTCTCCACGGCCACCCGGCAGCGTGTCGAAGAACTGCTGCGCGATTCCGGGTACGCCCGGCGCGGTCTCGACCCCGAGCGCGGTGGGCTGGTCGAACTGGTCGTCGACAACCTGCAGAGTGAGTGGTCGGTGGAGATCATCCGCGGCGTCGAACGGATCACCCGCGAATCCGGGTTCGTCCTGGCGCTGTCCGCCCTCGGCGACCACCACCGCCCGCACGAGGAGTGGATCACCGGGGTGCTGCAGCGCAAGCCGGTCGCGGTGATCCTGCAGTTCTCCGACCTGACCGTCGAGCACCGCAGGCAGCTGCGCACGAGGAACATCCCGTTCGTCGTCGTCGACCCCGCCGGCGACCCGCCCGCTGACGTCCCCGCCGTCGGGGCGACCAACTGGGCGGGCGGGGTCGCGGCGACGCGGCACCTGATCGCGCTCGGCCACTCGAAGATCGGGGTGATCTCCGGCCCCGCCGACCTGATGTGCTCGCGCGCCCGGGTGGCCGGGTACCAGTCTGCGCTCGCCGAGGCGGGCATCCCGATCGTGGAGGAGTTCTCGGCGGGCGGCGCCTTCGAGCAGCTGGTCGGCGAGCGGGAGGGCAGGAGGCTGCTCAGCCTGCCGGATCGCCCGACCGCGATCGTCGCAGGCAACGACCTGCAGGCTCTCGGCGTCTACGACGCCGCGGCGGCGCTCGGCCTCGACGTTCCTGGCGACCTGTCCGTCGTCGGCTTCGACGACGTGCGGCCGGCGCTGTGGGCCAGGCCGCCCCTGACCACCGTGCGGCAACCGCTGCAGGAGATGGCGGAGGAGGCCACCAGGATGGCGCTGCGCCTGCGCTCCGGGGAGATCGACAATGCGCGGCTGGAGCTCTCGACGTCGCTCGTGGTGCGGCACTCGACGGCCGCTCCCGCCGCCTGA
- a CDS encoding Gfo/Idh/MocA family oxidoreductase, with protein sequence MTDAARQLRVAMVGYGFMGAAHSQGWRVAPRFFPLAAEPVMSTIVGRDSARVEVARDRFGWQHAETDWRRVIDDPEIDIVDICSPGASHAEIAIAALDAGKHVLCEKPLANTVEEAEAMVAAAERAAARGVRSMVGFSYRRVPAIGFAKRLVEEGRLGTIRQVRALYLQDWLTDEDGPMTWRLDKDAAGSGSLGDIGAHAIDLVEHITGSRLDSVSGTLATFVEERPLLGETVGLSGTASSERGRVTVDDAAWFTARLGGGGAASGAIGAFEATRYATGRKNALRIELSGSRGAIAFDLEAMNELQFYDATLPAGEQGFTRIIVTEPEHPYMANWWPTGHAIGYEHAFSHQIKDFVDDITDGRDPQPSFADGLHVQRVLAAVERSAATGSAWTATEQTTAESTGQEA encoded by the coding sequence ATGACGGATGCTGCCAGGCAGCTGCGCGTGGCGATGGTCGGCTACGGGTTCATGGGAGCCGCGCACTCACAGGGCTGGCGGGTCGCCCCTCGGTTCTTCCCTCTCGCCGCAGAACCGGTCATGAGCACCATCGTCGGCCGGGACAGTGCCCGCGTCGAGGTAGCACGCGACCGCTTCGGCTGGCAGCACGCCGAGACCGACTGGCGCCGCGTCATCGACGATCCGGAGATCGACATCGTCGACATCTGCTCGCCGGGAGCATCCCACGCCGAGATCGCCATCGCGGCACTGGATGCCGGCAAGCACGTGCTCTGCGAGAAGCCGCTCGCCAACACGGTCGAGGAGGCGGAGGCGATGGTCGCCGCCGCCGAACGTGCAGCGGCGCGCGGCGTGCGCTCGATGGTCGGGTTCAGCTACCGGCGCGTTCCGGCCATCGGCTTCGCCAAACGGCTCGTGGAAGAGGGCAGGCTCGGCACGATCCGTCAGGTGCGGGCGCTCTACCTGCAGGACTGGCTGACGGACGAAGACGGCCCGATGACCTGGCGACTCGATAAGGACGCAGCAGGCTCCGGCTCGCTCGGCGACATCGGGGCGCACGCCATCGACCTGGTAGAGCACATCACCGGCTCCCGCCTCGACAGCGTCTCCGGCACCCTCGCGACGTTCGTCGAGGAGCGCCCGCTGCTCGGCGAGACGGTCGGGCTCTCCGGCACCGCGTCGTCCGAGCGCGGACGGGTGACCGTCGACGACGCGGCGTGGTTCACGGCGCGGCTCGGCGGGGGAGGCGCAGCATCCGGGGCCATCGGCGCGTTCGAGGCGACCCGCTATGCGACAGGACGCAAGAACGCCCTGAGGATCGAGCTGAGCGGATCGCGCGGCGCCATCGCGTTCGACCTCGAAGCCATGAACGAGCTCCAGTTCTACGACGCGACCCTCCCCGCCGGGGAGCAGGGGTTCACCAGGATCATCGTGACGGAGCCCGAACATCCGTACATGGCCAACTGGTGGCCGACCGGGCACGCCATCGGCTACGAGCACGCCTTCAGCCACCAGATCAAAGACTTCGTCGACGACATCACGGACGGCCGCGACCCGCAGCCATCGTTCGCCGACGGTCTGCACGTGCAGCGAGTCCTCGCCGCCGTCGAGCGCAGCGCCGCGACAGGCAGCGCATGGACGGCGACAGAACAGACGACGGCAGAATCGACAGGACAGGAAGCATGA
- a CDS encoding ThuA domain-containing protein, producing MTRKALVVRGGWDGHMPVETTDLFIPHLEANEFEVRIEDGPAIYTDEAYLDTVDLILQINTMNTITREEFAGLQRAVLNGTGMAGWHGGIADAYRDNADYLHMIGGQFAHHAGKDPAERTGEQSDNYIPYTVHITDYGRTHPITQGIDDFDLVSEQYWVLSDEYNDVLATTTQSVRPWDAWNRPVTAPAIWTRQWGKGRIFVSAPGHRLEIVESQPVRTIIERGLLWAAR from the coding sequence ATGACCAGGAAAGCACTCGTCGTCCGCGGCGGCTGGGACGGGCACATGCCCGTCGAGACCACCGACCTCTTCATCCCGCACCTCGAAGCGAACGAATTCGAGGTGCGCATCGAGGACGGCCCGGCTATCTACACCGACGAGGCGTATCTGGACACCGTGGACCTGATCCTCCAGATCAACACCATGAACACCATCACCCGCGAGGAGTTCGCCGGGCTGCAGCGCGCCGTCCTCAACGGGACCGGCATGGCGGGCTGGCACGGCGGCATCGCGGACGCGTACCGCGACAACGCCGACTACCTGCACATGATCGGCGGCCAGTTCGCCCACCACGCGGGCAAAGACCCCGCCGAGCGCACCGGGGAGCAGTCGGACAACTACATCCCGTACACGGTGCACATCACCGACTACGGCCGCACGCACCCGATCACGCAGGGCATCGACGACTTCGACCTCGTCAGCGAGCAGTACTGGGTGCTGAGCGACGAGTACAACGACGTCCTCGCCACCACGACGCAGTCCGTGCGGCCGTGGGATGCGTGGAACCGTCCTGTCACCGCGCCGGCCATCTGGACCCGCCAGTGGGGCAAGGGTCGTATCTTCGTCTCCGCTCCCGGCCACCGGCTCGAGATCGTGGAGAGCCAGCCCGTCCGCACCATCATCGAAAGGGGACTCCTGTGGGCAGCCCGTTGA
- a CDS encoding Gfo/Idh/MocA family oxidoreductase — protein MGSPLNVGVVGVGNISRQYFEQFPHLPNLALTAVADLDLDRASVVAAEQGVDALTVDALIDDPRIDAVLNLTIPAAHTEIALRALDAGKHVYGEKPLALATADALPVLQRAAEKGLRVGSAPDTVLGTGIQTARALLDDGRIGRPVGAAVSWTAPGHELWHPAPAFYYQPGGGPLFDMGPYYLTSLVHFFGPVVRVSGAVGRSERERTVATGPLAGTPIPVDVDTHVTAILEHANGVISTVTVSFEVWESRAPLFEVFGTTGSIAVPDPNAFSEIASIATADDRTWREVPASAGYADAGRGVGLADLARAVETGRPHRASGELAFHVLEIMESIIAAGRAHEVVTLTSTVERPEPVPFGARPESW, from the coding sequence GTGGGCAGCCCGTTGAACGTCGGCGTCGTCGGGGTCGGCAACATCAGCCGCCAGTACTTCGAGCAGTTCCCGCACCTCCCGAACCTCGCGCTGACCGCTGTCGCCGACCTCGATCTCGACCGCGCATCCGTGGTCGCGGCCGAGCAGGGCGTGGACGCGCTCACCGTGGATGCGCTGATCGACGACCCGCGCATCGACGCGGTCCTCAACCTCACCATTCCCGCCGCGCACACCGAGATCGCGCTCAGGGCACTGGATGCGGGCAAGCACGTCTACGGCGAGAAGCCGCTTGCCCTCGCGACGGCCGACGCGCTTCCGGTCCTGCAGCGCGCCGCCGAGAAGGGACTGCGTGTCGGAAGCGCCCCGGACACCGTGCTCGGCACCGGCATCCAGACCGCGCGCGCTCTGCTCGACGACGGCAGGATCGGACGCCCGGTCGGCGCCGCCGTCTCGTGGACGGCCCCTGGTCACGAGCTGTGGCACCCCGCTCCGGCGTTCTACTACCAGCCGGGCGGTGGGCCACTGTTCGACATGGGCCCGTACTACCTGACCAGCCTCGTCCACTTCTTCGGACCCGTCGTGCGGGTCTCCGGCGCCGTCGGCCGTTCAGAGCGCGAGCGCACCGTCGCCACGGGACCGCTCGCCGGAACCCCCATCCCGGTGGATGTGGACACGCACGTGACCGCGATCCTGGAACACGCGAACGGCGTCATCTCCACGGTGACGGTGTCGTTCGAGGTGTGGGAGTCCCGCGCTCCGCTGTTCGAGGTGTTCGGCACCACCGGCAGCATCGCCGTGCCCGACCCGAACGCCTTCTCGGAAATCGCATCCATCGCCACCGCGGACGACCGCACCTGGCGCGAGGTGCCTGCGTCGGCCGGCTATGCGGATGCCGGGCGCGGCGTCGGGCTCGCCGATCTCGCCCGCGCGGTCGAGACGGGGCGGCCGCACCGCGCATCCGGAGAGCTGGCGTTCCACGTGCTCGAGATCATGGAGTCGATCATCGCCGCTGGGCGCGCCCACGAGGTGGTCACGCTCACGTCGACGGTGGAGCGACCGGAGCCCGTCCCGTTCGGAGCGCGACCCGAGAGCTGGTGA
- a CDS encoding ROK family protein → MNTTGTNLDTVRRNNLATVLGLVHRGGPAARSSLTHATGLNRSTVGALVAELVELGLVTEREPETSNRVGRPSPVVVADSRVVAVAVNPEIDAVTVGIVGLDGVVHRRVRFPLDHVPGAEEAATVAAAVIDGLRPDLSAATRVVGIGVAVPGLVRESDGVVRLAPHLEWRDEPFAAELAEATGLSVSAANDANLGANAERLFGAGRGASDLVYLNGGASGIGAGVIVGGVSLTGVSGYAGELGHTLVNTNGIRCHCGAVGCLETEVNQRALLAALGLETADGEELDGALAAAVERGDTAVLAEIERQLGFLAIALRNATNVFNPELVVLGGFLGALFAVAPERLILLVSREALAASGEHLRIARAELGANILMIGAAELALAPLLAAPAD, encoded by the coding sequence ATGAACACCACCGGGACGAACCTCGACACCGTGCGCCGGAACAACCTCGCCACCGTGCTCGGGCTCGTCCACCGGGGTGGACCGGCCGCCCGCTCATCTCTGACGCACGCGACCGGGCTGAATCGGTCGACCGTCGGGGCGCTCGTCGCGGAGCTCGTCGAGCTCGGGCTCGTCACCGAGCGTGAGCCGGAGACGAGCAACAGGGTCGGCAGGCCGTCTCCCGTCGTCGTCGCAGACAGCCGCGTCGTCGCCGTCGCCGTCAACCCGGAGATCGACGCCGTGACGGTCGGCATCGTCGGACTCGACGGTGTCGTGCACCGCCGCGTCCGGTTCCCGCTCGACCACGTGCCGGGAGCCGAGGAGGCGGCGACCGTCGCAGCGGCGGTCATCGACGGGCTCCGCCCCGACCTGTCCGCCGCGACCAGAGTGGTCGGCATCGGGGTCGCCGTGCCTGGACTGGTGCGGGAGAGCGACGGCGTCGTCCGGCTCGCCCCTCATCTGGAATGGCGCGACGAACCCTTCGCCGCCGAGCTCGCGGAGGCGACCGGCCTCAGCGTCAGCGCGGCCAACGACGCCAACCTCGGTGCGAACGCCGAGCGGCTGTTCGGCGCAGGGCGTGGAGCGAGCGACCTGGTCTACCTGAACGGTGGAGCATCCGGAATCGGCGCAGGCGTCATCGTCGGCGGCGTCTCGCTCACCGGCGTCTCGGGATACGCGGGGGAGCTCGGCCACACGCTCGTCAACACGAACGGGATCCGCTGCCACTGTGGCGCCGTCGGCTGCCTGGAGACCGAGGTGAACCAGCGAGCACTCCTCGCCGCCCTCGGGCTGGAGACGGCGGACGGCGAAGAGCTGGACGGGGCGCTCGCCGCCGCCGTCGAGCGCGGAGACACGGCCGTGCTGGCGGAGATCGAGCGGCAGCTCGGCTTCCTCGCCATCGCCCTGCGCAACGCGACCAACGTGTTCAACCCGGAGCTGGTGGTGCTCGGCGGCTTCCTCGGCGCGCTGTTCGCCGTCGCGCCGGAGCGGCTGATCCTGCTCGTGTCGCGGGAGGCGCTCGCCGCATCAGGGGAGCACCTCCGCATCGCGCGGGCAGAGCTCGGGGCGAACATCCTGATGATCGGCGCCGCCGAACTCGCCCTCGCGCCGCTGCTGGCCGCTCCCGCCGACTGA
- a CDS encoding multidrug effflux MFS transporter has protein sequence MTTVVHPGDSLSGRQRLAYILILGALTALGPFTIDTYLPALPTLQEDFNVSTAAIQLTLTATTIGFGVGQLLVGPWSDKIGRRLPLILSTCVHILACLGAAVAPNVELLGLARAMQGIGAAAGGVVAMAMVRDLFGGRPLVRMLSRLALVNGLAPVLAPVLGSWLLLVMPWRGIFVVLACYGLFVVICVSLWIVETLPKARRHDAGHSTMRQRYKAVLSDRIFVGIAIVGAANFTGLFSYLSSSSFVFQEIYKFNAQEYGLLFAVNSIGIIIGVQSAARITKYVGPQWILAVSTVVMFVSSVLIVILDQAHVGLWGTAIPLWFFIAACGFGFPCVQVLALNAHGHEAGTAASLLGALNFGTAGIVSPIVGILGVGSATPMGFVMAICAAVSIAALWLIVRPRTVPALAH, from the coding sequence GTGACCACCGTCGTGCATCCCGGAGACTCCCTCTCCGGCCGCCAGCGCCTCGCATACATCCTCATCCTCGGTGCGCTCACCGCGCTCGGTCCGTTCACCATCGACACCTACCTGCCCGCGCTGCCGACGCTGCAGGAGGACTTCAACGTCTCGACGGCCGCCATCCAGCTGACCCTCACGGCCACCACCATCGGATTCGGCGTCGGGCAGCTCCTCGTCGGCCCGTGGAGCGACAAGATCGGCCGCCGCCTCCCGCTCATCCTGTCGACCTGCGTGCACATCCTCGCCTGCCTCGGCGCGGCCGTCGCCCCGAACGTCGAGCTGCTCGGCCTCGCCCGCGCGATGCAGGGCATCGGCGCCGCGGCAGGCGGCGTGGTCGCGATGGCGATGGTGCGCGACCTCTTCGGCGGTCGCCCGCTGGTCAGGATGCTCAGCCGCCTCGCGCTCGTCAACGGCCTCGCCCCCGTGCTCGCCCCGGTGCTCGGTTCGTGGCTGCTGCTCGTCATGCCCTGGCGCGGCATCTTCGTCGTGCTCGCCTGCTACGGCCTCTTCGTCGTCATCTGCGTCTCGCTCTGGATCGTCGAGACCCTGCCGAAAGCGCGCCGTCACGACGCCGGCCACTCCACGATGCGACAGCGCTACAAGGCCGTCTTGAGCGACCGGATCTTCGTCGGCATCGCCATCGTCGGCGCAGCCAACTTCACCGGCCTGTTCTCCTACCTGTCGTCGAGCTCGTTCGTGTTCCAGGAGATCTACAAGTTCAACGCCCAGGAGTACGGTCTGCTGTTCGCGGTGAACTCCATCGGAATCATCATCGGCGTGCAGTCGGCCGCGCGCATCACCAAATACGTCGGGCCGCAGTGGATCCTCGCCGTCTCGACGGTCGTGATGTTCGTCTCCAGCGTGCTCATCGTCATCCTCGACCAGGCGCACGTGGGCCTGTGGGGCACGGCGATCCCGCTGTGGTTCTTCATCGCGGCCTGCGGGTTCGGCTTCCCCTGCGTCCAGGTGCTCGCGCTCAACGCACACGGGCACGAGGCCGGCACCGCCGCATCCCTCCTCGGCGCGCTCAACTTCGGCACAGCGGGCATCGTCTCGCCGATCGTCGGCATCCTCGGCGTCGGAAGCGCCACTCCGATGGGCTTCGTCATGGCCATCTGCGCCGCCGTCTCGATCGCCGCTCTCTGGCTCATCGTCCGTCCCCGCACCGTCCCGGCCCTCGCACACTGA
- a CDS encoding phosphatase PAP2 family protein, with protein MGTAHEQVRQAAKVSRRWPVISASVAVGLVVVLGAIIAFRPKEPFSLDLEWMGEIVEHRSPIWLGPALFFNYAGGGIVGSIVVPVVIFLLLLAFRRPWGATFFAVASVLSVACVQLLKHTVGRARPTEILVHSDTGSFPSGHTANAATMVVVLAIIFPRVWVWIVGVLWAVLMAVSRTYLGAHWLSDTIGGLLLGAAIAVIVWAPLALRLAKERLEPHPFFLARR; from the coding sequence ATGGGAACGGCGCACGAGCAGGTCAGGCAGGCTGCGAAGGTCAGCAGGCGCTGGCCCGTGATCTCCGCGTCGGTCGCCGTCGGGCTCGTCGTGGTGCTCGGCGCGATCATCGCGTTCCGCCCCAAGGAGCCGTTCTCCCTCGACCTCGAGTGGATGGGTGAGATCGTCGAACACCGCTCGCCGATCTGGCTGGGGCCCGCCCTGTTCTTCAACTACGCGGGCGGAGGCATCGTCGGTTCGATCGTCGTGCCCGTCGTGATCTTCCTGCTGCTGCTCGCCTTCCGGCGACCGTGGGGCGCGACCTTCTTCGCTGTGGCCAGCGTCCTGTCGGTGGCGTGCGTCCAACTTCTCAAGCACACGGTGGGCAGAGCGCGCCCGACCGAGATCCTCGTGCACTCCGACACTGGATCATTCCCGTCCGGGCATACGGCCAACGCCGCGACGATGGTGGTGGTCCTCGCGATCATCTTCCCGCGCGTCTGGGTGTGGATCGTTGGCGTGCTCTGGGCGGTGCTGATGGCGGTGAGCCGCACCTACCTGGGGGCTCACTGGCTGAGCGACACGATCGGCGGGCTGCTGCTCGGCGCGGCCATCGCGGTGATCGTGTGGGCGCCGCTGGCGCTGCGCCTGGCAAAGGAGCGGCTGGAGCCGCATCCGTTCTTCCTCGCGCGGCGCTAG